AAAAATGTTGGCTACCTCTGGAACCCGAAACTGAATATCTATTTTGTTGCAGCAAAGGAAACCATGAAAGATGGTTTGTTGCCAAAGATTCTTGCCTATGCTGGTTCTGTAAGTATTGAACGCACTTGGCGTGAAAAAGGAAAAGAAGTAAACAAGCAGGTGAAGATGAGCGATGTAAGCAATATAACCAAAGCGCTTAACGATGGTTGGGTTATTACCTTTCCGCAGGGTACCACCAAACCATGGAAACCCATACGAAGAGGAACTGCACACATTATAAAGAAAAACAAACCTGTAGTAGTGCCCATTGTTATTGATGGTTTTAGAAGGTCTTTTGATAAGAAAGGACTTCGAATAAAGAAAAGAGGCATTCTTCAATCCATGGAAATTAAGCAACCGTTGGATATTGATTATGAAAATGAAACGATGGAGCAGATTGTGGAAAAGCTGGAATACGCCATTGAACAGCACCCTTCTTTTCTGAAAGTAATACCTTCTTCTGAAATACAAAGCGAAGAAGAACTTAACAAAGAACGGCAATGGCGGTATTAAAAAAAATAGCGGTTCTTAGCAGCAGTGTCTAGTGTGTTAATTTGAAAATTGAATTATTCCACTTCGCCTATAAATGAAACCTTTTTAAATTTCTATCTTCTTTAACTCTTTATAGTTTTTGTGCAATTTTCTCAAAAGGATTCCGTAGACAATCCTATAAAATAAAAGTATAAAGCCAATCATCACAATTCCGAAAAGTATTTGAATAACAAAGAACATTTTCATAAACCTTTGTTGTGAAATATTTGTGATACCGTAATCTTCGGTCATAAACTGGAATACAATATCTTGATTGAAATAGTAATAAAAATTAATTCCTATAATAAGCAAAATAGACCCTGTAACATTGTAAATCACAAAATACTTGACGGTTTTTCGTGTGCGCAGAATATTTTTCATCAAGTCTTTTATGGAATCTGTTGTTGAAATCTTACGGTAGTTTAAGTAAAAAAGAACTATAAAAAATCCAAACACCGTATAGTTAAGCACGTTTACACCCACCAAAACATTGTGAAGACCGATATCATCGCTAAACTTGGTACTGGATTCGGGTACCATAAAGGAAAGAAGAGTCCAAAATAGAATTTCGGCAATGCTTATGTAGAATATCCATTTCACTATTGAAGAGGATTTCTTCAACAACATTTTATAAATATCCTCATAGGAAAGTTTCGGAAGTTCATGCTCCCTGCTTTGCCATTGTTTTTTTAATAGTTCCAGTTCATCCATTGTGGGTTACGGATTTAAAATGGTTCGTAATTTTTCTTTTATCCTGTTCATTTTAACGCGTGCATTTACTTCAGTTATCCCTAAGGTTTCGGAAATCTCCCTATAGTTTTTGTCTTCCAAATAGAGAAAAACCAATGCTTTGTCAATATCGTTCAGATCCTTCACGGCACTGTACATAAGCTTCAATTGTTGTTCGGTTGTATCATCATAAGGTTCTGAGGTAATTTTAAAACTAATCCCTTCAAAATCCTGTGT
The Aequorivita iocasae genome window above contains:
- a CDS encoding RNA polymerase sigma factor — protein: MNKELEHSFVTQLEENQNIVHKICRLYTNDSDAHNDLFQEITIQLWRAYPKFRGDSKFSTWMYRVALNTAITLYRKSKRNIKTQDFEGISFKITSEPYDDTTEQQLKLMYSAVKDLNDIDKALVFLYLEDKNYREISETLGITEVNARVKMNRIKEKLRTILNP
- a CDS encoding lysophospholipid acyltransferase family protein, with product MSLFKKNPFGHILFLKLWLIRIAGLLTHRRFKGFNELKIEGSEILRELPDRNVLFVSNHQTYFADVAAMLHVFNASLHGREDSIKNVGYLWNPKLNIYFVAAKETMKDGLLPKILAYAGSVSIERTWREKGKEVNKQVKMSDVSNITKALNDGWVITFPQGTTKPWKPIRRGTAHIIKKNKPVVVPIVIDGFRRSFDKKGLRIKKRGILQSMEIKQPLDIDYENETMEQIVEKLEYAIEQHPSFLKVIPSSEIQSEEELNKERQWRY